In Helianthus annuus cultivar XRQ/B chromosome 3, HanXRQr2.0-SUNRISE, whole genome shotgun sequence, a single window of DNA contains:
- the LOC110929149 gene encoding probable xyloglucan endotransglucosylase/hydrolase protein 10, with protein MTQINYKNKVMDKLKSIFLCGIFLLYSLQTSLASVVSTGNFNNDFFVTWSPSHVNTSADGRSRSLKLDQEAGSAFASNDMFLFGQIDMPIKLVPGHSAGTVLAFYLTSDQPNRDEIDFEFLGNVSGQPYILQTNVYADGFDNREERIYLWFDPTKDFHTYSILWNLHQIVFMVDFVPIRTYRNHADKGVAYPRWQPMGIRISLWDGSNWATRGGKDKVDWSKGPFIASFANYTIDACVWKGNARFCRADSSSNWWNKEEFTSLSWKQRRWFKWVRKYHLIYDYCQDNKRFNNNLPKECYLSKY; from the exons ATGACACAAATCAACTATAAAAACAAGGTCATGGACAAATTAAAATCCATTTTCCTATGTGGGATTTTTCTCTTATATTCATTACAAACTTCATTAGCTTCGGTTGTTTCAACCGGAAACTTCAATAACGACTTCTTTGTAACTTGGTCACCTAGCCATGTCAACACTTCGGCTGATGGCCGATCAAGGAGCTTGAAGCTCGATCAAGAAGCAG GTTCGGCTTTCGCTTCTAATGACATGTTTTTGTTCGGCCAAATTGACATGCCAATCAAGTTGGTACCGGGTCATTCAGCCGGCACAGTCTTGGCATTCTAT CTTACATCGGATCAGCCTAATCGAGATGAAATCGACTTTGAGTTCCTAGGAAATGTTTCCGGCCAACCTTATATTCTACAAACAAATGTATATGCTGACGGTTTTGATAACCGAGAAGAGAGAATTTACCTGTGGTTTGATCCCACAAAGGATTTCCATACCTATTCTATCTTATGGAATCTTCATCAAATCGT GTTTATGGTGGATTTTGTTCCAATAAGAACATACAGGAACCATGCAGACAAAGGAGTTGCGTATCCTAGATGGCAGCCTATGGGCATCAGGATCAGCTTATGGGATGGTAGCAATTGGGCGACACGTGGCGGGAAAGACAAAGTTGACTGGTCAAAAGGCCCTTTCATTGCATCATTTGCAAATTACACTATCGATGCGTGTGTATGGAAGGGGAATGCGAGGTTTTGCAGAGCAGATAGTTCTAGCAATTGGTGGAATAAAGAGGAGTTTACTTCTTTAAGTTGGAAACAGAGGAGATGGTTTAAATGGGTCAGGAAATATCACCTGATTTATGATTATTGCCAAGATAATAAGAGATTTAATAATAATCTCCCCAAAGAATGTTATCTTTCAAAGTATTGA